CGATTTCCAAAGCGGGAGACTTCGAGGGGCAGGATGTTACGATCAGGGGCTGGCTCTACAACAAGCGCTCCAGCGGTAAAATTCAGTTTTTGCTGGTTCGCGACGGTACCGGCCTGATGCAGTGTGTGGTCCTGAAAAAAGAGGTACCTCCCGAGGTCTTTGACCTGTATGAATCCCTGACGCAGGAATCATCTCTGGTGGTTACCGGATCGATTCGCAAGGATGACCGTGCTCCGGGTGGCTATGAGATGACTGTCTCAAATCTCGAGGTGGTCCAGATCGCCGAGGAATACCCGATTTCCAAAAAAGAACATGGCACTGATTTTTTGATGAACAACCGTCATCTCTGGTTGCGCTCCAGCCGTCAGTTCAACATCATGCGGATCAGAAACGAAATCATATATGCAATCCGCAAATTCTTTTACGATAAAGATTTTATTTTAATAGACAGTCCGATTCTGACCGGCTCGGTGGGGGAGACCGCCAGCACCCTGTTTTCGACGGATTACTTTGACATGGGCTCGGCCTACCTGGCGCAAACCGGTCAGCTGTACGCCGAGGCCGGCTGTATGGCCCATCGCAATGTTTTCTGTTTCGGGCCGACCTTCCGGGCTGAAAAATCGAAAACCCGTCGCCATCTCACTGAATTCTGGATGATCGAAGCCGAGATGGCTTACTGCGACCTCGACTGCGACCTCAAACTGCAGGAAGATATGGTCGAGTATGTCGTGCAGTGGTGTCTCGAAAAATGCCCGAAAGAATTCGAGGCGATCGAACGCGACACCGCTCCGCTCGAAAAAGTCAGGACGCCTTTTGTGCGCATGCTTTACGATGATGCGATCAAGTTTTTACAGGAGCGCGGTTCGGAAGTCAAATGGGGCGACGACCTGGGTGCTGAGGATGAAACAATCATCTCTGAAGCACACGAGAAACCGGTATTTGTCGTTAATTATCCCAAACAAGCCAAAGCATTTTACATGAAGGAAAATCCCGACAATCCCAAAACCGTTCTGTGTGCCGACCTGCTGGGCCCCGAGGGCTACGGGGAGATAATCGGCGGTTCACAGCGTGAGGATGATCTCGATAAACTGCTGGCACGGATCAAAGAAGAAAAACTGCCCGAAGATGCCTACGGATGGTATCTCGACCTGCGTCGCTACGGTTCGGTGCCTCATGCCGGTTTCGGGCTCGGAATTGAACGTACAGTGGCCTGGATCTGCGGGCTGTCGCATATTCGCGAAACTATTCCATTCCCGCGCACGATCTCAAGGCTTTACCCGTAACGGAGGAGAAATCGATGAAAAGGATAATTGCAGTTGGATTGTTGCTCACAATAGCTTTTAGCAGTCAGCTGATGGCGGTCGAGAAACTCATGTTCCTCTCCAGTGATAATGAAGTACACAGCTTATACTATTACAACCCGATCAACGGAGAGACCGAAAATGTGATCTCTTACCCGGTTAACGATGTGGTCGGTTATGATGTCACTCCTGACGGCGGATTGCTGGTATTTTCGGTCATCAACCCGGTCGAAAATGACAGGCTTTCCCTGAGACTGGAGACATCTGAATATCCCTATGAAGATGAGAATATCATCATGACCTACGCCGTTAACAGCTATGAGACTGTGCGCGGACAATACAAGATCGCGGTCGATCCGAAAGCGGAATATGTCGCCTGTGTCGATACACTGGGAACCATGTTGATCGATCTGGACCAGAATCAGAAAAAGTACATTTTTACTCACAATCCGAATGAGGATACCGTTGTCTGTGGCGGTTTCTACAATTGGGGTGGCGAATTCTCTCCCGATGGAAGTAAATTCTGTCTAAAATCTTACTGCATTGCGAACCGCCAGCGCTATGATGTCTACGACCTTGAAAACCGCAGTTATTTCAAGATCACCGATCAGTCCAATTTTACCGGTTTTGCCTGGCTTACGGATTCCGAAGGTATCCTGATCTCGTCCAATTCATGCGGGCAGACAGGAGGACTGTATGTGTCCGATCTCACTCCCGGTAACGGGCTCATAAATCTAACTGAATGCAGGCTTTCCAGCGCACGATGCAACAAGTACTTTAAGGATTTTTACAGCCGTTTTTATTATCCCCAAATGATCGACAGTGACCGCCTGCTGGTTTTTGCCGCCGGTCACAAAATCGATGGTATACCGCTTCAGGACGTGATAATAATTGATCAGGAAGAGCAGGTGATCACGCAGGTCTTTTCCGGGGAAGTTGTGGAGATGAAGATGTCGCCTTCCGGTCGCTACCTGGCGGCGGTCATCAATCCCTGTCGGTTGAAGTCCGAGGGGAGTTTGTTTATCTACGATTTCAGGACAAATCATGGTGAATATGTCAATCAGGAAGATATGACCTGCTCGCAGTTGAACTGGGTCGATCTGCCATATTGACGTCTTCTGCTGTCGCAGTTCAACTCTGTTCATGATTAACTTATATAGTATTATTGATGGCATCTGAGCTGTTTTTCAGGACTATCTAAGGAATGGCTTTAATGGTTGTAAGTTCTTATAATAGAGCCTATTATGAGTTTTAGCCAGAGTCGTTTTATTAATGATAATATACTGTTGTATAGGCGGTCGTGCATATATGTATGGCGATATAGATGAGAGTGCTGGTAGTCATTCCGGCCTACAAGGCGGCCGATAGCCTGCCGGAACTGGTAGAGCGCATTGCAGTTCATACGAACCTGAGCGATGTTTTGATTGTCGAGGATGGTTCACCGGATGACACCTTCGCGGTCGCTAAGAAAACCGGCGCTAAAGTTATTCGACATGAAGTTAACCAGGGTAAAGGTGGCGCGCTGAAAACCGGTTTTGAGTATGCCTTGAGGGAAAGCTACGACGGTGTAGTCACGATCGACGCCGATCTGCAACATGATCCCGACCTGCTCCCGGACTTCAAGAAGATGGCGGAAACTGATGGTGTTCATCTGATTATCGGCACGCGCGAACGCAACCTCCACAATATGCCGTTCGCACGCTTCATGACCAATCATATAACTTCCCTGATCATATCCTGTTTTTCTGGCAGATTTGTACGCGATTCGCAGTCGGGGTATCGATATATCTCCGCGCGGGCCCTGCGCAGAATCCGGCTGGAGTCGACCCGTTACGATCTCGAATCCGAGTTTTTGTTCAAGTCGGGCCGGGCTGGTTACACTGTCCGCGAGTTAACAATACCGACGATCTACACTGATTCCGCCAGCTATATCAATCCCCTGGTCGATACCGGCCGGTTCATCAAGCTGATGTTCAAATCTCTTTTCTGGTAGTTCTAACTTCTTGACAAGCAGGCCAAAGCGACTAAATTAGCATAATTAATCTGAGAGGGGAGATGCTTTGCCCAATAAAAATGACCGCTTGATTCTGGTAACCAACGACGATGGTATCCATGCCCGCGGACTTCAAGCCCTGGCACGTCAGTTGAAACGCCTGGGCGAA
The sequence above is a segment of the Candidatus Zixiibacteriota bacterium genome. Coding sequences within it:
- the asnS gene encoding asparagine--tRNA ligase gives rise to the protein MQETTISKAGDFEGQDVTIRGWLYNKRSSGKIQFLLVRDGTGLMQCVVLKKEVPPEVFDLYESLTQESSLVVTGSIRKDDRAPGGYEMTVSNLEVVQIAEEYPISKKEHGTDFLMNNRHLWLRSSRQFNIMRIRNEIIYAIRKFFYDKDFILIDSPILTGSVGETASTLFSTDYFDMGSAYLAQTGQLYAEAGCMAHRNVFCFGPTFRAEKSKTRRHLTEFWMIEAEMAYCDLDCDLKLQEDMVEYVVQWCLEKCPKEFEAIERDTAPLEKVRTPFVRMLYDDAIKFLQERGSEVKWGDDLGAEDETIISEAHEKPVFVVNYPKQAKAFYMKENPDNPKTVLCADLLGPEGYGEIIGGSQREDDLDKLLARIKEEKLPEDAYGWYLDLRRYGSVPHAGFGLGIERTVAWICGLSHIRETIPFPRTISRLYP
- a CDS encoding glycosyltransferase, encoding MRVLVVIPAYKAADSLPELVERIAVHTNLSDVLIVEDGSPDDTFAVAKKTGAKVIRHEVNQGKGGALKTGFEYALRESYDGVVTIDADLQHDPDLLPDFKKMAETDGVHLIIGTRERNLHNMPFARFMTNHITSLIISCFSGRFVRDSQSGYRYISARALRRIRLESTRYDLESEFLFKSGRAGYTVRELTIPTIYTDSASYINPLVDTGRFIKLMFKSLFW